In Electrophorus electricus isolate fEleEle1 chromosome 1, fEleEle1.pri, whole genome shotgun sequence, a single window of DNA contains:
- the rorab gene encoding nuclear receptor ROR-alpha B isoform X1 — translation MDLPPDPVRDSAECATKAVTLDENIPVKLHTKAETEHPARRQSCSSTNRDVTKKTHTSQIESIPCKICGDKSSGIHYGVITCEGCKGFFRRSQQGAVVYSCPRQKSCVIDRTSRNRCQYCRLQKCLAVGMSRDAVKFGRMSKKQRDSLFAEVQRHRQQRQQEEPAGEELEEGRDSKPPGEEESDEGRDPQPPGEEASDEGRDSQPPGEAEPLTPSYSLSTNGLTVLPNELGSYVNGHTTDEGKGSSVIGGFYLDTQPSPDQSGLDMDDIKLEPVCDLSPESATDPYCCYSNNTSATDDMNDLEHLSMIICKSHMETCQYLQEELQSSSRSTVLHADLDAYQMKSQEEMWQVCAVKMTEAVQYVVEFAKRIDGFMDLCQNDQIVLLKAGSLEVVFVRMCRAYDSENNTVYFDGAYAGPEVFTSLGCDDLICSVFEFAKSLSSLHLTDDEIGLFSAFVLMASDRSWLQEKSRVEKLQQRIKLALQNLLQKNQRDEEVFTKLVCKVSIVRDLCCRHMEHLTSFRALHPDTVHSRFPPLYKELFGSDFEQALPRQA, via the exons atgtaacaaagaagacacacacat CCCAAATTGAGAGTATTCCCTGTAAGATCTGTGGCGATAAATCATCCGGGATCCATTATGGCGTTATCACATGTGAGGGATGTAAG GGTTTCTTTCGTAGGAGTCAGCAGGGAGCGGTTGTGTACTCGTGTCCTCGTCAGAAAAGCTGTGTGATTGACCGCACCAGCCGTAACCGCTGCCAGTACTGTCGGCTACAGAAGTGCCTGGCAGTGGGCATGTCGAGAGACG cgGTGAAATTTGGGCGCATGTCTAAGAAGCAGAGGGACAGTCTGTTTGCAGAGGTCCAACGACATCGACAGCAGCGACAACAGGAGGAACCAGCCGGGGAGGAGTTAGAGGAGGGGCGGGACTCCAAGCCACCTGGAGAGGAGGAGTCAGACGAGGGGCGGGACCCCCAGCCACCTGGAGAGGAGGCATCAGACGAGGGGCGGGACTCCCAGCCACCTGGAGAGGCAGAGCCATTAACACCCTCTTACAGCCTCTCCACCAATGGCCTCACAGTACTTCCTAATGAACTTGGCAGTTATGTAAATGGTCACACCACAGATGAAGGGAAGGGgagctctgtgattggtggattcTACCTGGACACTCAGCCCTCTCCCGACCAGTCAGGTCTCGATATGGATGACATTAAACTTGAGCCGGTCTGTGACCTAAGTCCTGAATCGGCCACTGACCCATACTGTTGCTATAGCAATAACACTTCAGCTACTGATGACATGAATGATTTGG AACATCTGTCCATGATCATCTGTAAGTCGCACATGGAGACATGCCAGTACctgcaggaggagctgcagtCCAGCAGCAGGTCCACCGTGCTGCACGCCGACCTGGACGCCTACCAGATGAAG tctcaggAGGAGATGTGGCAGGTGTGTGCGGTAAAAATGACAGAAGCAGTGCAGTACGTAGTGGAGTTCGCCAAGCGTATCGATGGATTTATGGACCTGTGTCAGAATGATCAGATAGTACTGCTcaaagcag GCTCCTTAGAGGTGGTCTTTGTAAGGATGTGTCGTGCCTACGACTCAGAGAACAACACTGTCTACTTTGATGGTGCATACGCAGGTCCAGAGGTCTTCACGTCACTAG gctGTGATGATCTGATCTGCTCTGTATTTGAGTTTGCTAAGAGCCTGAGCTCTTTACATTTGACGGACGATGAAATTGGCCTCTTCTCTGCTTTTGTGCTCATGGCTtcag aTCGTTCTTGGCTTCAGGAGAAAAGCAGAGTTGAGAAACTTCAGCAGAGGATTAAACTAGCCCTACAGAACCTGCTACAAAAGAATCAGAGAGATGAAGAAGTCTTCACCaag CTGGTGTGTAAGGTGTCTATAGTTCGGGACCTCTGCTGCAGACACATGGAACATCTCACATCCTTTCGCGCTCTCCACCCTGACACAGTACACTCGCGCTTCCCTCCCCTCTACAAAGAGCTCTTCGGCTCAGACTTTGAGCAGGCTCTGCCCCGGCAGGCCTGA
- the rorab gene encoding nuclear receptor ROR-alpha B isoform X3 — MYFVFTAMKAQIESIPCKICGDKSSGIHYGVITCEGCKGFFRRSQQGAVVYSCPRQKSCVIDRTSRNRCQYCRLQKCLAVGMSRDAVKFGRMSKKQRDSLFAEVQRHRQQRQQEEPAGEELEEGRDSKPPGEEESDEGRDPQPPGEEASDEGRDSQPPGEAEPLTPSYSLSTNGLTVLPNELGSYVNGHTTDEGKGSSVIGGFYLDTQPSPDQSGLDMDDIKLEPVCDLSPESATDPYCCYSNNTSATDDMNDLEHLSMIICKSHMETCQYLQEELQSSSRSTVLHADLDAYQMKSQEEMWQVCAVKMTEAVQYVVEFAKRIDGFMDLCQNDQIVLLKAGSLEVVFVRMCRAYDSENNTVYFDGAYAGPEVFTSLGCDDLICSVFEFAKSLSSLHLTDDEIGLFSAFVLMASDRSWLQEKSRVEKLQQRIKLALQNLLQKNQRDEEVFTKLVCKVSIVRDLCCRHMEHLTSFRALHPDTVHSRFPPLYKELFGSDFEQALPRQA; from the exons ATGTACTTTGTGTTCACAGCCATGAAAG CCCAAATTGAGAGTATTCCCTGTAAGATCTGTGGCGATAAATCATCCGGGATCCATTATGGCGTTATCACATGTGAGGGATGTAAG GGTTTCTTTCGTAGGAGTCAGCAGGGAGCGGTTGTGTACTCGTGTCCTCGTCAGAAAAGCTGTGTGATTGACCGCACCAGCCGTAACCGCTGCCAGTACTGTCGGCTACAGAAGTGCCTGGCAGTGGGCATGTCGAGAGACG cgGTGAAATTTGGGCGCATGTCTAAGAAGCAGAGGGACAGTCTGTTTGCAGAGGTCCAACGACATCGACAGCAGCGACAACAGGAGGAACCAGCCGGGGAGGAGTTAGAGGAGGGGCGGGACTCCAAGCCACCTGGAGAGGAGGAGTCAGACGAGGGGCGGGACCCCCAGCCACCTGGAGAGGAGGCATCAGACGAGGGGCGGGACTCCCAGCCACCTGGAGAGGCAGAGCCATTAACACCCTCTTACAGCCTCTCCACCAATGGCCTCACAGTACTTCCTAATGAACTTGGCAGTTATGTAAATGGTCACACCACAGATGAAGGGAAGGGgagctctgtgattggtggattcTACCTGGACACTCAGCCCTCTCCCGACCAGTCAGGTCTCGATATGGATGACATTAAACTTGAGCCGGTCTGTGACCTAAGTCCTGAATCGGCCACTGACCCATACTGTTGCTATAGCAATAACACTTCAGCTACTGATGACATGAATGATTTGG AACATCTGTCCATGATCATCTGTAAGTCGCACATGGAGACATGCCAGTACctgcaggaggagctgcagtCCAGCAGCAGGTCCACCGTGCTGCACGCCGACCTGGACGCCTACCAGATGAAG tctcaggAGGAGATGTGGCAGGTGTGTGCGGTAAAAATGACAGAAGCAGTGCAGTACGTAGTGGAGTTCGCCAAGCGTATCGATGGATTTATGGACCTGTGTCAGAATGATCAGATAGTACTGCTcaaagcag GCTCCTTAGAGGTGGTCTTTGTAAGGATGTGTCGTGCCTACGACTCAGAGAACAACACTGTCTACTTTGATGGTGCATACGCAGGTCCAGAGGTCTTCACGTCACTAG gctGTGATGATCTGATCTGCTCTGTATTTGAGTTTGCTAAGAGCCTGAGCTCTTTACATTTGACGGACGATGAAATTGGCCTCTTCTCTGCTTTTGTGCTCATGGCTtcag aTCGTTCTTGGCTTCAGGAGAAAAGCAGAGTTGAGAAACTTCAGCAGAGGATTAAACTAGCCCTACAGAACCTGCTACAAAAGAATCAGAGAGATGAAGAAGTCTTCACCaag CTGGTGTGTAAGGTGTCTATAGTTCGGGACCTCTGCTGCAGACACATGGAACATCTCACATCCTTTCGCGCTCTCCACCCTGACACAGTACACTCGCGCTTCCCTCCCCTCTACAAAGAGCTCTTCGGCTCAGACTTTGAGCAGGCTCTGCCCCGGCAGGCCTGA
- the rorab gene encoding nuclear receptor ROR-alpha B isoform X5, with the protein MALSHGFFRRSQQGAVVYSCPRQKSCVIDRTSRNRCQYCRLQKCLAVGMSRDAVKFGRMSKKQRDSLFAEVQRHRQQRQQEEPAGEELEEGRDSKPPGEEESDEGRDPQPPGEEASDEGRDSQPPGEAEPLTPSYSLSTNGLTVLPNELGSYVNGHTTDEGKGSSVIGGFYLDTQPSPDQSGLDMDDIKLEPVCDLSPESATDPYCCYSNNTSATDDMNDLEHLSMIICKSHMETCQYLQEELQSSSRSTVLHADLDAYQMKSQEEMWQVCAVKMTEAVQYVVEFAKRIDGFMDLCQNDQIVLLKAGSLEVVFVRMCRAYDSENNTVYFDGAYAGPEVFTSLGCDDLICSVFEFAKSLSSLHLTDDEIGLFSAFVLMASDRSWLQEKSRVEKLQQRIKLALQNLLQKNQRDEEVFTKLVCKVSIVRDLCCRHMEHLTSFRALHPDTVHSRFPPLYKELFGSDFEQALPRQA; encoded by the exons ATGGCGTTATCACAT GGTTTCTTTCGTAGGAGTCAGCAGGGAGCGGTTGTGTACTCGTGTCCTCGTCAGAAAAGCTGTGTGATTGACCGCACCAGCCGTAACCGCTGCCAGTACTGTCGGCTACAGAAGTGCCTGGCAGTGGGCATGTCGAGAGACG cgGTGAAATTTGGGCGCATGTCTAAGAAGCAGAGGGACAGTCTGTTTGCAGAGGTCCAACGACATCGACAGCAGCGACAACAGGAGGAACCAGCCGGGGAGGAGTTAGAGGAGGGGCGGGACTCCAAGCCACCTGGAGAGGAGGAGTCAGACGAGGGGCGGGACCCCCAGCCACCTGGAGAGGAGGCATCAGACGAGGGGCGGGACTCCCAGCCACCTGGAGAGGCAGAGCCATTAACACCCTCTTACAGCCTCTCCACCAATGGCCTCACAGTACTTCCTAATGAACTTGGCAGTTATGTAAATGGTCACACCACAGATGAAGGGAAGGGgagctctgtgattggtggattcTACCTGGACACTCAGCCCTCTCCCGACCAGTCAGGTCTCGATATGGATGACATTAAACTTGAGCCGGTCTGTGACCTAAGTCCTGAATCGGCCACTGACCCATACTGTTGCTATAGCAATAACACTTCAGCTACTGATGACATGAATGATTTGG AACATCTGTCCATGATCATCTGTAAGTCGCACATGGAGACATGCCAGTACctgcaggaggagctgcagtCCAGCAGCAGGTCCACCGTGCTGCACGCCGACCTGGACGCCTACCAGATGAAG tctcaggAGGAGATGTGGCAGGTGTGTGCGGTAAAAATGACAGAAGCAGTGCAGTACGTAGTGGAGTTCGCCAAGCGTATCGATGGATTTATGGACCTGTGTCAGAATGATCAGATAGTACTGCTcaaagcag GCTCCTTAGAGGTGGTCTTTGTAAGGATGTGTCGTGCCTACGACTCAGAGAACAACACTGTCTACTTTGATGGTGCATACGCAGGTCCAGAGGTCTTCACGTCACTAG gctGTGATGATCTGATCTGCTCTGTATTTGAGTTTGCTAAGAGCCTGAGCTCTTTACATTTGACGGACGATGAAATTGGCCTCTTCTCTGCTTTTGTGCTCATGGCTtcag aTCGTTCTTGGCTTCAGGAGAAAAGCAGAGTTGAGAAACTTCAGCAGAGGATTAAACTAGCCCTACAGAACCTGCTACAAAAGAATCAGAGAGATGAAGAAGTCTTCACCaag CTGGTGTGTAAGGTGTCTATAGTTCGGGACCTCTGCTGCAGACACATGGAACATCTCACATCCTTTCGCGCTCTCCACCCTGACACAGTACACTCGCGCTTCCCTCCCCTCTACAAAGAGCTCTTCGGCTCAGACTTTGAGCAGGCTCTGCCCCGGCAGGCCTGA
- the rorab gene encoding nuclear receptor ROR-alpha B isoform X4 — MALSHVRDGFFRRSQQGAVVYSCPRQKSCVIDRTSRNRCQYCRLQKCLAVGMSRDAVKFGRMSKKQRDSLFAEVQRHRQQRQQEEPAGEELEEGRDSKPPGEEESDEGRDPQPPGEEASDEGRDSQPPGEAEPLTPSYSLSTNGLTVLPNELGSYVNGHTTDEGKGSSVIGGFYLDTQPSPDQSGLDMDDIKLEPVCDLSPESATDPYCCYSNNTSATDDMNDLEHLSMIICKSHMETCQYLQEELQSSSRSTVLHADLDAYQMKSQEEMWQVCAVKMTEAVQYVVEFAKRIDGFMDLCQNDQIVLLKAGSLEVVFVRMCRAYDSENNTVYFDGAYAGPEVFTSLGCDDLICSVFEFAKSLSSLHLTDDEIGLFSAFVLMASDRSWLQEKSRVEKLQQRIKLALQNLLQKNQRDEEVFTKLVCKVSIVRDLCCRHMEHLTSFRALHPDTVHSRFPPLYKELFGSDFEQALPRQA; from the exons ATGGCGTTATCACATGTGAGGGAT GGTTTCTTTCGTAGGAGTCAGCAGGGAGCGGTTGTGTACTCGTGTCCTCGTCAGAAAAGCTGTGTGATTGACCGCACCAGCCGTAACCGCTGCCAGTACTGTCGGCTACAGAAGTGCCTGGCAGTGGGCATGTCGAGAGACG cgGTGAAATTTGGGCGCATGTCTAAGAAGCAGAGGGACAGTCTGTTTGCAGAGGTCCAACGACATCGACAGCAGCGACAACAGGAGGAACCAGCCGGGGAGGAGTTAGAGGAGGGGCGGGACTCCAAGCCACCTGGAGAGGAGGAGTCAGACGAGGGGCGGGACCCCCAGCCACCTGGAGAGGAGGCATCAGACGAGGGGCGGGACTCCCAGCCACCTGGAGAGGCAGAGCCATTAACACCCTCTTACAGCCTCTCCACCAATGGCCTCACAGTACTTCCTAATGAACTTGGCAGTTATGTAAATGGTCACACCACAGATGAAGGGAAGGGgagctctgtgattggtggattcTACCTGGACACTCAGCCCTCTCCCGACCAGTCAGGTCTCGATATGGATGACATTAAACTTGAGCCGGTCTGTGACCTAAGTCCTGAATCGGCCACTGACCCATACTGTTGCTATAGCAATAACACTTCAGCTACTGATGACATGAATGATTTGG AACATCTGTCCATGATCATCTGTAAGTCGCACATGGAGACATGCCAGTACctgcaggaggagctgcagtCCAGCAGCAGGTCCACCGTGCTGCACGCCGACCTGGACGCCTACCAGATGAAG tctcaggAGGAGATGTGGCAGGTGTGTGCGGTAAAAATGACAGAAGCAGTGCAGTACGTAGTGGAGTTCGCCAAGCGTATCGATGGATTTATGGACCTGTGTCAGAATGATCAGATAGTACTGCTcaaagcag GCTCCTTAGAGGTGGTCTTTGTAAGGATGTGTCGTGCCTACGACTCAGAGAACAACACTGTCTACTTTGATGGTGCATACGCAGGTCCAGAGGTCTTCACGTCACTAG gctGTGATGATCTGATCTGCTCTGTATTTGAGTTTGCTAAGAGCCTGAGCTCTTTACATTTGACGGACGATGAAATTGGCCTCTTCTCTGCTTTTGTGCTCATGGCTtcag aTCGTTCTTGGCTTCAGGAGAAAAGCAGAGTTGAGAAACTTCAGCAGAGGATTAAACTAGCCCTACAGAACCTGCTACAAAAGAATCAGAGAGATGAAGAAGTCTTCACCaag CTGGTGTGTAAGGTGTCTATAGTTCGGGACCTCTGCTGCAGACACATGGAACATCTCACATCCTTTCGCGCTCTCCACCCTGACACAGTACACTCGCGCTTCCCTCCCCTCTACAAAGAGCTCTTCGGCTCAGACTTTGAGCAGGCTCTGCCCCGGCAGGCCTGA